The proteins below are encoded in one region of Myxococcales bacterium:
- the miaA gene encoding tRNA (adenosine(37)-N6)-dimethylallyltransferase MiaA, with product MKKANAMIVIAGPTGTGKTQCAIEIAKRFDAELVGADSVQVYRGFDIGSAKPTESELQGIKHHLIDAADPDAPIDAVDYAKLADQAIADIHRRGKTAIVVGGTGLWLRALLRGLLDLPKVDAALREMLTNEAHKLGTKTMHTRLAQVDPIGAKAIHENDTVRIVRALEVYEQTGQALGKLREEHALGEARYDALHIFLDDHSPEHQERLNARADRMIEAGWLSEIEMLLSHYGPHCRALGSVGYRQLLPHLLASEPLEESLRKAKKQHAFTHAANALGFAASPILVIR from the coding sequence ATGAAAAAAGCCAATGCCATGATCGTGATTGCCGGGCCGACGGGAACCGGCAAAACCCAGTGCGCTATTGAGATAGCTAAACGGTTCGATGCCGAACTCGTCGGTGCTGATTCTGTTCAGGTCTACCGCGGTTTTGATATTGGCTCAGCCAAACCCACAGAGAGTGAACTTCAAGGCATTAAGCATCATCTGATCGATGCCGCCGACCCCGATGCACCCATCGATGCCGTTGACTATGCCAAGCTTGCCGATCAAGCCATTGCGGACATTCATCGGCGAGGAAAAACAGCCATTGTCGTGGGTGGAACGGGGCTTTGGCTGCGTGCGCTGCTCCGAGGCTTACTTGATTTACCTAAAGTCGACGCAGCGCTTCGTGAAATGCTCACAAACGAAGCCCATAAACTGGGAACCAAAACCATGCATACGCGCCTCGCTCAGGTCGATCCAATCGGCGCAAAAGCAATTCATGAAAACGATACCGTGCGCATCGTGCGCGCCTTGGAAGTCTACGAGCAGACCGGTCAAGCGCTTGGAAAGCTTCGCGAAGAGCATGCTTTAGGAGAAGCACGTTATGATGCGCTCCATATATTTTTGGACGATCACAGCCCGGAGCATCAAGAGCGACTCAACGCGCGTGCGGATCGCATGATCGAAGCGGGTTGGCTAAGCGAGATTGAGATGCTTCTGTCGCACTATGGTCCACATTGCCGAGCACTTGGTAGTGTGGGTTACCGACAATTGCTACCGCACTTACTTGCTTCCGAGCCTCTGGAGGAGAGTCTGCGCAAAGCGAAAAAGCAACACGCATTTACGCACGCCGCCAACGCACTTGGTTTCGCGGCGAGCCCGATTTTAGTAATCCGCTAA
- the mutL gene encoding DNA mismatch repair endonuclease MutL, whose protein sequence is MCDDIRLLEDSLIDKIAAGEVVSRPASVVKELVENSLDAGADRIDVEISNGGLGSIVVIDNGKGMTRSNAQLCTSRHATSKLSRFEELAELQSFGFRGEALAAIVSVSRWAIQTRRTDDPVGTRISSEGSRPAAVADIGCAPGTRIEIAELFFNVPARLQFLKSTTTENSHIAEVVMNAALANPQVHFRLVRDGRLIRDYQRHNDHLSRASSILRESTMLPFRVKHEEVSIEAALAPPERARSNSSGLRILVNRRPVKDRGLAHALAFAYGSVMPPGRYPFGALFIEVPAAEIDVNVHPQKTEIRFAKPRRILDIVSRSLSKELAKSNWLNIARHSNEGAANASQRPPGFYPAMAQHLSEGILSLNQKQTSYGSPNLDSQSQSLGFFAQLRFIAQLKNMYILCEGQDALYILDQHAADERIRFAKLHKAFTEGSVTKQRLLFPERVTLDPKRMAYALEHHEALESLGIESRAIADDALLIDEVPAQLAHLSVELLINDALSEITHTAQRSFSDRMDTVLATMACHASRSAGDAMSAHECKALLSALDEVSDFQGHCHHDQPIAHTLAFSDIVIHS, encoded by the coding sequence ATGTGCGACGATATTAGGCTCCTTGAAGACAGCCTGATCGACAAAATTGCGGCTGGTGAAGTGGTTTCTCGGCCTGCTTCCGTGGTCAAGGAGCTGGTGGAAAATTCGCTTGATGCAGGGGCAGACCGCATCGATGTCGAGATCAGTAACGGTGGTCTAGGCAGCATTGTCGTCATCGATAACGGCAAAGGCATGACTCGCAGCAATGCCCAACTATGCACTTCGCGGCACGCCACAAGCAAACTTTCCCGCTTTGAAGAACTCGCTGAGCTTCAAAGTTTTGGTTTTCGTGGCGAAGCACTGGCCGCCATTGTCTCTGTTTCTCGTTGGGCCATCCAAACTCGGCGCACCGATGATCCTGTCGGAACACGGATCAGCAGCGAGGGCAGCCGGCCCGCCGCAGTTGCCGACATCGGCTGCGCCCCTGGCACTCGCATTGAAATCGCTGAGCTCTTTTTCAACGTTCCAGCTCGTCTACAATTTCTTAAATCCACCACCACGGAAAACTCGCACATCGCCGAAGTCGTCATGAACGCAGCTTTGGCCAACCCCCAAGTTCATTTCAGGCTTGTGCGAGATGGCCGTTTAATTCGCGACTACCAGCGCCACAACGATCACCTGTCTCGGGCATCCAGCATATTGCGCGAAAGCACCATGCTACCTTTCCGAGTAAAGCACGAGGAAGTAAGCATCGAAGCCGCATTGGCTCCACCTGAGCGAGCGCGAAGCAACAGCAGTGGGTTACGTATTTTGGTCAATCGAAGACCCGTCAAAGACCGAGGCTTAGCTCATGCGCTTGCCTTCGCTTATGGAAGTGTCATGCCGCCCGGTCGCTATCCCTTTGGCGCGTTGTTCATCGAAGTGCCCGCCGCAGAAATCGACGTCAACGTTCATCCTCAAAAAACAGAAATTCGCTTTGCAAAACCACGTCGCATTCTCGACATTGTCTCACGCAGCTTGAGCAAGGAACTTGCCAAGAGCAATTGGCTTAACATCGCCCGACACTCGAACGAAGGCGCCGCAAACGCTTCACAAAGACCGCCGGGTTTCTACCCCGCTATGGCCCAGCATCTAAGCGAAGGTATTCTATCGCTGAATCAAAAGCAGACGAGCTACGGCAGCCCCAACTTAGATAGTCAAAGTCAGTCTCTAGGCTTTTTCGCTCAACTGCGCTTCATTGCGCAATTAAAAAACATGTACATCTTATGCGAAGGACAGGATGCTCTCTACATCTTGGATCAGCACGCCGCAGATGAACGCATACGGTTTGCAAAACTTCACAAAGCATTCACCGAGGGCTCTGTCACTAAACAGCGGCTGCTCTTTCCAGAACGCGTCACCTTGGACCCTAAGCGCATGGCGTATGCGCTAGAACATCACGAAGCCCTTGAATCGCTTGGCATCGAATCGCGGGCCATCGCAGACGATGCCCTGCTTATCGACGAGGTTCCTGCCCAACTGGCTCACCTTAGCGTCGAGCTATTGATAAACGATGCGCTAAGCGAAATCACACATACCGCACAACGAAGTTTCAGCGACCGCATGGACACTGTGCTCGCTACCATGGCTTGTCATGCCTCGCGAAGCGCTGGCGATGCGATGTCTGCGCATGAATGCAAAGCCCTCTTATCCGCTCTCGATGAGGTATCGGACTTTCAAGGACATTGCCATCACGACCAACCCATCGCACACACGCTAGCCTTTTCAGACATAGTAATCCACTCTTAG
- a CDS encoding serine/threonine protein kinase: MAVQGTDVDPLLGVVVSGRYKILRRIGEGGMGIVYEAQHVVIEKRVALKVLRDDFSKRPEVVERFRQEARSASRIGHDNIIDISDFGEIPNGASYFVMEMLDGEDLAMRLEREGLLDPFDAVDVILQCCRGLGAAHAKGIVHRDMKPENIFLIEREGRSGFVKLVDFGIAKMSDLETAGEPGRKLTKTGMIFGTPEYMSPEQAGGKSLDHRVDVYALGVILYELLVGRVPFVGDTFMGILTQHMFEQPPPLREINPKVEVAPELEGIVYKAMSKDPLDRFQTMDEMSMALQRAMGLEAPDLSGRFNLSSTSGVMRRTSSGRFVRSTPSGVQAFADTQYLPGERKINGKLWIAVGAVLALAAGGAALALTQGNPAAQNSAPKDEMQAVKEQGSALESLEKNDTESPKATEPEKVKISVTTDPVGAQISIEGQGQVCASTPCDFEATKGSSIRLLASKGERTASRDLGAEADSHVELALEEAVVRRKTRRTPPREKQAQTEAKPALKPKEDSAESKPTANVKVRATGDLKIPDVFR, translated from the coding sequence ATGGCGGTACAGGGCACGGATGTCGATCCTTTGCTTGGCGTGGTGGTTTCTGGGCGCTACAAGATCTTGCGTCGCATTGGCGAGGGCGGCATGGGCATTGTCTATGAAGCCCAACACGTGGTGATCGAGAAACGTGTAGCACTCAAGGTCTTGCGTGATGACTTTTCCAAGCGTCCCGAAGTGGTAGAGCGGTTTAGGCAAGAGGCTCGAAGTGCATCACGTATTGGCCATGACAACATCATCGACATCTCAGACTTTGGTGAAATACCAAATGGCGCAAGTTATTTTGTCATGGAAATGCTTGATGGCGAAGATCTTGCCATGCGTTTAGAGCGTGAGGGGCTTTTGGATCCCTTTGATGCTGTTGATGTTATATTGCAATGTTGCCGTGGCTTGGGTGCAGCGCATGCCAAAGGGATTGTCCATCGCGACATGAAACCTGAGAATATCTTTCTCATCGAGCGCGAAGGGCGTAGTGGTTTTGTAAAACTGGTGGATTTCGGTATCGCTAAAATGAGCGATCTTGAAACGGCAGGTGAACCTGGGCGCAAGCTTACGAAAACCGGCATGATTTTCGGAACCCCTGAGTACATGTCTCCTGAGCAAGCCGGCGGCAAATCACTTGATCACCGTGTGGATGTCTATGCTCTGGGCGTGATTTTGTACGAGTTGCTGGTTGGGCGGGTTCCTTTCGTGGGTGATACTTTTATGGGTATCCTAACCCAGCATATGTTTGAGCAACCGCCTCCTCTTAGGGAAATCAATCCTAAAGTCGAAGTGGCCCCTGAGCTTGAAGGCATTGTGTACAAGGCCATGTCGAAAGACCCGCTCGACCGTTTTCAAACCATGGACGAAATGTCGATGGCTTTGCAGCGCGCGATGGGGCTTGAAGCGCCTGATCTCAGTGGTCGATTCAATCTTTCTTCGACATCAGGGGTCATGCGACGAACAAGTTCTGGCCGCTTTGTGCGTAGCACTCCATCCGGCGTCCAAGCGTTTGCGGATACACAATATCTTCCGGGTGAACGCAAAATTAACGGCAAGCTTTGGATAGCCGTTGGCGCAGTGCTTGCTCTTGCAGCCGGAGGTGCGGCCTTGGCCCTGACGCAAGGCAATCCTGCTGCGCAAAACTCCGCTCCCAAGGATGAAATGCAAGCGGTCAAGGAGCAAGGCTCGGCGCTCGAGTCTCTGGAAAAGAACGACACAGAGAGCCCGAAAGCGACCGAGCCAGAAAAAGTTAAGATTAGTGTGACGACCGATCCCGTTGGTGCACAGATTAGCATTGAGGGGCAGGGCCAAGTCTGCGCAAGCACGCCTTGTGACTTTGAAGCAACAAAGGGCTCTTCAATTCGGTTGCTTGCATCAAAAGGAGAAAGAACTGCTAGCCGTGATCTTGGCGCTGAAGCAGACAGTCATGTTGAGCTTGCGCTTGAAGAAGCTGTGGTTCGGCGCAAAACACGAAGAACACCGCCTCGTGAAAAGCAAGCGCAAACAGAAGCTAAGCCAGCATTAAAACCCAAGGAAGATTCAGCGGAAAGCAAACCTACTGCGAACGTAAAAGTGCGAGCCACCGGTGATTTGAAGATCCCTGACGTCTTCCGTTGA
- a CDS encoding sodium:proton antiporter, which produces MQHSAHSPAVEHFGATVPMIAIAPFVIILLGIALMPLVAHKWWESNRNRAIFSSIVTAPILAYLLLRYQEGLWHALHEYTAFIALLGALYIIAGGIHISGDIQGTPGKNVLMLAIGAVLANIIGTTGASMLLIRPMLRINQQRKHVAHIPFLFILIVSNCAGLLTPLGDPPLFLGYLRGVPFFWTLHLWPAWLICVGYLLILFYLWDSRAYTREDVADLARDISVSIPLRIHGNLNILFLAGVVGSVFLPSPYRELSMGLFTLLSWKFAPRAPRIANMFTFSPIIEVAVLFLGIFITMVPALAILENKGPELGLHYAWEFFLTTGFLSSVLDNAPTYLTFLTTAQSLDLPSQIVGISHMHLAALSCGAVFMGANTYIGNGPNFMVKAIAEEARYKMPSFFAFMLRSVMILTPIYLLLTAYFLAAK; this is translated from the coding sequence ATGCAACACAGTGCTCATTCTCCCGCAGTCGAACATTTTGGAGCAACTGTTCCAATGATCGCTATTGCACCTTTTGTCATCATTCTTTTGGGAATCGCTCTTATGCCTTTGGTTGCGCACAAATGGTGGGAGAGCAATCGCAACCGTGCCATCTTCAGCAGCATCGTAACAGCTCCAATTCTAGCTTACTTGCTACTGCGCTATCAGGAAGGGCTCTGGCATGCCTTGCATGAGTACACGGCGTTCATTGCACTTCTCGGCGCGCTCTACATTATCGCTGGCGGGATTCATATTTCCGGAGACATCCAAGGGACACCCGGGAAAAATGTCTTGATGTTGGCCATTGGAGCCGTACTCGCCAATATCATCGGTACCACGGGTGCAAGCATGTTGCTTATTCGGCCAATGCTTCGCATCAATCAACAACGCAAACACGTTGCGCACATTCCTTTTCTTTTCATCCTGATCGTATCGAACTGCGCAGGCTTGCTTACCCCACTTGGCGATCCACCACTTTTTCTTGGTTATTTACGCGGGGTTCCTTTTTTCTGGACCCTGCACTTATGGCCCGCTTGGCTTATCTGCGTTGGATACCTGTTGATTCTTTTCTACCTTTGGGACAGTCGAGCCTACACCAGAGAAGACGTGGCGGATCTCGCACGAGATATCAGTGTGAGTATCCCACTACGTATTCACGGAAACCTAAACATACTCTTTCTTGCAGGTGTAGTGGGTTCTGTCTTTCTGCCAAGTCCTTATCGCGAACTTAGCATGGGATTGTTTACCCTGTTGTCTTGGAAATTTGCTCCGCGCGCACCTCGTATTGCAAATATGTTTACTTTTTCTCCCATTATCGAAGTTGCGGTGCTTTTCCTTGGGATCTTCATTACCATGGTCCCCGCTCTGGCGATTCTCGAGAACAAAGGCCCTGAGCTTGGTCTTCACTACGCCTGGGAGTTCTTCCTCACCACAGGATTCTTATCCTCTGTGCTCGACAACGCACCAACCTATCTGACCTTCCTTACAACAGCTCAATCGCTTGATTTACCCTCGCAAATCGTTGGAATCAGCCACATGCATCTTGCAGCGCTCAGTTGTGGAGCAGTCTTTATGGGAGCGAATACCTATATTGGGAACGGACCCAACTTTATGGTTAAAGCAATTGCTGAAGAAGCCCGTTATAAAATGCCAAGCTTCTTCGCCTTCATGCTGCGCTCGGTTATGATTCTAACGCCGATTTATCTACTGCTAACAGCCTATTTCCTAGCTGCAAAATAA
- the sppA gene encoding signal peptide peptidase SppA yields MSRLWENLASKDEHAKAGIPVVAVGFSLGGVRYSAAERVSLGVCNCEMRCQLPLPEVCQSMRFISLSLVGLLFLFVPSHHVFAQFARSVPLVEAPPVSITGVDDALAVDVNPALLSFLPAWSLVYVHMDGSNRSDFATRGDAFYAAMPLPFGFALGASAQSLRPTDASFAPNGGAGSLALSFSPARTMAVGTAFRFISSDSALLDNVTTVDASMVWRPSTWLGFSLIGRDLTSPENLARSYVFATGIRPLGDRSLGIEVAATTDDDARVGLRGVLDTAIPYFGRFQVAAEGKRLSDVDREWLLTGGLVFQWGHASFAAGALYGDGFNERPGWYIMERLEGAERPGPAMAMDSFVIDVEVEGGLSERKMLSTLHNLDALRFDKRVQGVMLRFRSSGLGQADAQEFRLAVMALRAAGKKVLCHLDAASGSEFYACKGADAIWLDPAGGIRLVGPSLRFLHIAELMEKVGVRADFEKIGRYKSAPEMLQSNSMSDAAREQREALLSDVYQRFLVDVAKDSHLETAKIRQWVDNGPYLSTEASEAGLVDALTDEMDMNPLLEKQFDGLPVLRDSLPVEHEKHWGVPPRIGVVVIDGDIIDGQNVDIPFVNIHMSGSRSVRKTIENFANDPSIRAIVVRINSPGGSAMASDQIWRALKRAKERKPVIASLGAVAASGGYYVASVADEIWADPSTVTGSIGVFFGKVDIAPLAERLGIHVELLGRGKRHGVESMWRPFSDEERAMLRDKIQKWYAMFVARVAAGRGLSEKKVDSLARGRIWSGDAAMRHGLVDRLGGYIGAISRARELAGLSDDAEVVLRPERPSSLLDYVLGTGQSTDASVAEALLQMSPEMRGLVQMVAAMQQLPPGVALARLPWISSEDL; encoded by the coding sequence TTGTCTCGTTTGTGGGAAAATCTAGCTTCAAAAGATGAACATGCCAAAGCGGGAATACCGGTCGTTGCGGTAGGCTTTTCGCTGGGGGGGGTTCGTTATTCTGCTGCGGAAAGGGTCTCGCTTGGCGTATGCAACTGCGAAATGCGTTGCCAATTGCCATTGCCTGAGGTATGTCAAAGCATGCGTTTTATCTCGCTTTCGCTTGTCGGGTTGCTTTTTTTATTTGTTCCTAGCCACCATGTTTTCGCCCAGTTTGCGCGGTCGGTGCCCCTTGTTGAAGCACCGCCTGTTTCAATCACAGGTGTGGATGATGCGCTTGCAGTTGACGTCAACCCAGCGCTTCTCTCTTTTCTGCCTGCCTGGAGTCTTGTGTACGTGCACATGGATGGCAGTAATCGCAGTGACTTTGCCACCCGGGGTGATGCGTTCTATGCGGCCATGCCTTTGCCATTTGGTTTTGCGCTAGGTGCGAGTGCACAGAGCTTGCGACCTACCGATGCTTCGTTTGCGCCCAATGGTGGTGCAGGAAGTTTGGCGCTCTCCTTTTCGCCTGCGCGAACAATGGCAGTTGGTACGGCGTTTCGTTTTATAAGTTCAGATTCTGCTTTGCTCGATAATGTGACGACGGTGGATGCCAGTATGGTATGGCGTCCGAGCACTTGGCTTGGCTTTAGTTTAATCGGTCGAGACCTTACAAGTCCCGAGAACCTGGCGCGTTCGTATGTCTTTGCAACAGGTATAAGACCTTTGGGCGACCGTAGTTTAGGCATCGAAGTGGCGGCCACGACTGACGATGATGCGCGTGTTGGTCTAAGAGGCGTTCTCGATACTGCTATTCCTTATTTTGGACGCTTTCAAGTTGCAGCAGAAGGCAAGCGATTAAGCGATGTCGATCGCGAATGGCTTTTGACGGGAGGCTTGGTCTTTCAATGGGGGCATGCCAGTTTTGCTGCCGGTGCGCTTTATGGCGATGGCTTCAATGAGCGTCCAGGTTGGTACATTATGGAAAGGCTCGAAGGCGCAGAGCGTCCCGGACCCGCCATGGCCATGGATTCCTTTGTGATTGATGTGGAAGTGGAAGGCGGTCTTTCTGAGCGCAAAATGTTATCCACCTTGCACAACTTGGATGCGTTGCGTTTTGATAAGCGTGTTCAGGGTGTGATGCTTCGTTTTCGCTCCTCTGGTCTGGGTCAGGCGGATGCACAGGAGTTTCGCTTAGCGGTGATGGCTTTACGTGCTGCCGGGAAAAAAGTGCTTTGTCATTTGGATGCGGCTTCGGGGAGCGAGTTTTACGCATGCAAAGGAGCCGATGCGATTTGGCTCGACCCTGCGGGTGGAATACGTCTTGTAGGCCCCTCGTTGCGCTTTTTGCATATCGCCGAATTGATGGAAAAGGTCGGTGTGCGAGCTGATTTTGAGAAAATTGGTCGCTACAAGAGTGCTCCCGAAATGTTGCAGAGCAACAGCATGAGCGATGCTGCGCGAGAGCAACGTGAGGCCTTGCTTTCAGATGTCTATCAGCGCTTTTTGGTGGATGTTGCCAAGGACAGTCATCTTGAGACGGCCAAGATCAGGCAATGGGTGGACAACGGGCCTTATCTTAGCACCGAAGCGTCAGAGGCGGGTTTAGTTGACGCGCTAACTGATGAAATGGACATGAACCCTTTGCTGGAAAAGCAGTTTGACGGCCTTCCTGTTTTGCGTGATTCACTTCCGGTTGAACACGAGAAGCATTGGGGCGTTCCGCCACGTATTGGTGTTGTGGTAATCGACGGCGATATCATCGATGGTCAGAACGTGGACATTCCTTTTGTGAACATCCATATGAGCGGCTCACGAAGTGTACGTAAAACCATTGAAAACTTTGCCAACGACCCGAGTATTCGCGCGATTGTCGTGCGCATTAACAGCCCTGGTGGTTCGGCCATGGCATCGGATCAAATCTGGCGCGCGCTCAAGCGTGCCAAGGAACGTAAACCAGTGATTGCATCGCTTGGTGCAGTGGCGGCAAGTGGTGGTTACTATGTTGCTTCGGTAGCTGATGAAATATGGGCCGATCCGTCGACAGTGACGGGATCGATTGGTGTCTTTTTTGGAAAAGTGGACATTGCGCCGTTGGCAGAGCGACTTGGCATTCATGTCGAGCTTTTAGGTCGCGGTAAACGTCACGGAGTTGAATCCATGTGGCGACCATTTTCGGACGAAGAACGCGCCATGCTGCGGGATAAAATTCAAAAGTGGTATGCGATGTTTGTGGCGCGCGTTGCCGCTGGGCGAGGACTTAGTGAGAAAAAGGTCGATAGCTTAGCGCGCGGCAGGATTTGGTCAGGCGATGCGGCAATGCGGCATGGCCTTGTGGATCGTTTGGGTGGTTATATTGGTGCGATTAGTCGTGCACGTGAGCTAGCAGGTTTGTCTGATGATGCGGAAGTTGTGTTGCGACCCGAACGGCCAAGTTCGTTGCTTGATTATGTGCTTGGCACCGGCCAGAGCACCGATGCGAGTGTTGCAGAGGCCTTGCTGCAGATGAGTCCTGAGATGCGTGGACTTGTTCAAATGGTAGCTGCTATGCAACAGTTGCCACCAGGCGTAGCCCTCGCGCGCCTTCCTTGGATAAGCTCCGAAGATCTTTAG
- a CDS encoding aldo/keto reductase yields the protein MRTRSLGKTGIKLSELSLGTWGLASGAYGPVGLSQFVRTLSAAYDKGIRSFDMAPLWGEGESESTVAMAVGPRRSEVVYVTRAGRRMEKDKTLSDFSVKQLRKDCEKSLERLQTDYIDVWLLHNPPESGYDKDEVAALAGKLKEEGKIKSFGVSIGSVTAGRDALQMGAEVICYVHHLLNPSIWNALGTVFKEKECGLLVRSVLAHGLLCGHWGSTKSFVKGDHRAERWKADTFAVRLRQLSNFRFLLEASLRSMSHAAFRYALSEAQVSSLLLGAKNPAQIDEALAALEEQSALSETLKNRIAEVQRGVWISSAGDIASNEPATVAREQ from the coding sequence ATGCGAACGCGCTCATTAGGAAAAACAGGAATCAAGCTTAGCGAACTTTCCTTAGGCACGTGGGGCCTTGCCAGCGGAGCTTATGGTCCAGTGGGTCTGAGCCAGTTCGTTCGAACGCTGAGCGCTGCTTACGATAAAGGCATACGTAGTTTTGATATGGCGCCACTTTGGGGCGAGGGCGAGTCCGAAAGCACAGTGGCGATGGCAGTTGGTCCGCGGCGCTCGGAAGTTGTTTATGTGACGCGCGCAGGGCGTCGTATGGAAAAAGATAAAACTCTAAGCGATTTTTCAGTCAAGCAGTTGCGAAAAGACTGCGAGAAGTCGCTTGAGCGTTTGCAGACCGACTACATCGATGTGTGGCTGCTTCATAACCCACCCGAAAGTGGTTACGATAAAGATGAAGTTGCTGCCTTGGCTGGTAAACTAAAAGAAGAAGGTAAGATCAAAAGCTTTGGGGTGAGTATTGGTAGCGTGACCGCTGGACGCGATGCGCTGCAAATGGGCGCAGAAGTCATCTGTTATGTTCACCACTTACTGAATCCAAGCATTTGGAATGCGCTTGGGACTGTTTTCAAAGAAAAAGAGTGTGGGCTTTTGGTGCGTTCGGTACTAGCGCATGGTCTGCTCTGTGGCCATTGGGGCAGCACAAAGAGTTTTGTCAAAGGCGATCATCGCGCGGAGCGTTGGAAAGCAGACACTTTTGCGGTGCGTTTGCGGCAGCTTTCTAATTTTCGTTTCTTGCTTGAAGCTTCGCTGCGTTCTATGAGTCATGCAGCCTTTCGATACGCGCTATCCGAGGCGCAAGTGAGCTCGCTTCTGTTGGGAGCCAAAAACCCAGCGCAAATAGATGAAGCTCTTGCCGCCTTAGAAGAGCAAAGTGCTTTGAGTGAAACACTGAAAAACCGCATCGCTGAAGTGCAACGTGGCGTGTGGATAAGCAGCGCCGGTGATATAGCCTCGAACGAGCCTGCAACGGTTGCACGGGAACAATAG
- a CDS encoding ribonuclease HI: protein MTGLSADEVKIYTDGACSGNPGPCGVGVLLMEGELVKELSEYLGQGTNNIAELTAILRAAEALAGSTKTVRIYSDSQYAIGVLSKNWKAKANQELVAKTKLALGKLSHVELHYVRGHSGDPHNERADELAVQAVQTQQTTGWK, encoded by the coding sequence ATGACAGGGTTGTCTGCTGACGAAGTGAAGATTTATACGGATGGAGCCTGCTCTGGTAACCCTGGTCCGTGCGGGGTTGGCGTACTGCTCATGGAAGGCGAGCTAGTCAAAGAACTTTCCGAATACCTTGGCCAGGGCACCAACAACATTGCTGAGCTTACTGCCATTCTTCGTGCAGCTGAGGCGCTGGCTGGAAGCACTAAAACTGTGCGCATTTATTCAGACAGCCAATACGCTATCGGTGTGCTCAGCAAAAACTGGAAAGCCAAAGCCAATCAAGAACTGGTCGCGAAGACAAAGTTAGCGCTTGGAAAACTCAGTCATGTTGAACTGCACTATGTCCGTGGCCACTCCGGCGATCCCCACAACGAACGCGCGGATGAACTCGCCGTCCAAGCCGTCCAAACCCAACAAACCACCGGCTGGAAATAA
- a CDS encoding transposase gives MPHHIVFRGNNRRCLFSYRKECLQFTTLLAKALCRYNCTLNAFALMKNHVHLLVVPTFDDSLARLCHFVCQQYARHRNLSRKGSGKLFEERFWSNVILDDSYLGAATVYIDSNPLRAGIDASSYWAGWSSLGLHTKSDRVHSSIAKLWTPSPWYLSLGINSATRARAYESFFDLKRNCVLDHPKLRTIEEKLATRLPTDRRRYERPDRSQAI, from the coding sequence ATGCCCCATCATATCGTTTTTAGGGGAAACAACCGTCGTTGTCTTTTCTCGTACAGAAAAGAGTGTCTACAATTCACAACCCTTCTTGCTAAAGCCTTGTGCCGCTACAATTGCACACTGAACGCTTTTGCTTTGATGAAGAACCACGTCCATCTCTTGGTGGTGCCGACATTCGATGACAGCCTCGCACGATTGTGCCATTTTGTGTGCCAGCAATACGCACGCCATCGTAATCTCTCGCGCAAGGGCTCAGGAAAACTCTTTGAAGAACGTTTCTGGAGCAATGTGATTCTAGACGATAGCTATCTCGGAGCAGCGACGGTCTATATTGACTCTAACCCTCTACGTGCAGGTATCGACGCTTCGTCGTATTGGGCAGGATGGTCGTCCTTGGGTCTTCATACTAAATCAGATCGAGTGCATTCAAGCATTGCCAAGCTCTGGACGCCTAGCCCCTGGTACCTAAGTTTGGGAATAAACTCAGCCACGCGCGCACGAGCATATGAAAGTTTCTTTGATCTGAAACGCAACTGTGTCCTGGATCATCCAAAGCTTCGCACCATCGAAGAAAAACTAGCGACCCGACTACCCACCGATCGCCGTCGCTACGAACGCCCGGATCGCAGTCAAGCCATCTAG